GGGTGCGGGACTTCTTCACGGGGCGCTGAGGCGGGCGGCCGGTGGCCGTGTCGCCTTCCCGGCCAGGCGTCGACGAGCGGTGTCCAGTGCCTCGCACAGGTCGTCTGTGGTGGTGAGAGTCGTCGGCGCGTGGACGGTGTGCGGGACGATCCACAGGCGGTTGCCGAGGTACCTGCCCGGGGAGGGCGCGAGGAGTTCCCAGCCGGGTGGCTGCACGGTGACACCGCGCGTCCCGGCGAGGCGGTAGGCGGTGCCGAGGGGGAGCGGAAACCACACGGTCCGCTCGGCGCCGCTCATGAGATACGGGCCGATGTGGTGCCCGTCCGCCCTGAGTTGGGTGAGGGCGGCGCATGCCAGACCGAAGCGGATCTGCGCGAGGTCCCACCGGGTGCCGACGGTGAGGGGTGTGGGCCGGGCGGCCTTCCAGTGGGCGGTAGCGGCCCGGGGGTCGGTGGCGGCCTGCGCCAGCCATTGGGTCATGTCGGTCACCGGGTCGTCCCTCCAGCCGCGAGGTGTGGACGCGGCGGGGTGCATTTTCTGGCCAGAAACATCATGGAACCAGGACACCGCTGGACGAGAGGTCAGACCAGGCCGGACCTGAGGACGTTCGCAGGACATTTCGCAGGACATTCGGCCGGTGCCGCAGCGGTTTTCTGGCTACGTTGGGTGGTACGGCACATGCGGAGGTAGCTCATGCCAGGCCAGCCGGGTAACCCGCTCTTCGTACGCGCACGCGTGGCGCGGGGGATACATACCCAGGAGGACTTCGTTGACGGCTTCGCAAGCATGGCCGGTCAGCTGGGGTTCAAGCTGACGATCTCGGTCCGGCAAGTTCGCCGTTGGGAGTCCGCGCGGCCAGGTTGGCCCCACCCAGCCACACGGGCGGTGTTGCAAGCGCTTCTCGAACGACCTGTCGAAGAGTTGGGCTTCAACAGACCGGCCAGTAGGTCTGTGCCTGCGGTTCCCGGTGGGACGGCGCTGGGTGGGCCGGTGAAGAGGCGTGACTTCGTGATGTACTCGCTGGCCGCAGCCAGTGTGGTGGCTGTTCCCGCTTCCCCCGAGGAGCTACTCGATCACACGGCTGCTGATCCTATGGACCGGCTGCGGGATGTCCTTACGGGCACGATTACTTGCACCACGGATCCGAGCACTCCCAAGGCATTGGCTCGGGCAGTCGCCTCGGCGAAAAGACAGGTGCAGGGGTGTCGTTATGCGCAACTGGCCACGAGCTTGCCGGGGCTCCTCGTCGAACTCGAGCCCCCGCGCGCTTCGGCCGGTGATCAGCACGAGGTTGATCGTGTCGCCGTGGATGCCTACCACGTAGCGGCTTCGCTCCTCTTGAAAAACGGTGACGCGGCTTCCGCGTGGGTTGCAGCCGAGCGCGCGATGGCAGCAGCCCGCCGGACCGAGATCCCGGAGGCTGTCGCAGCTGCGTCGCGCATCCTCACCCACGCGGTGTCTGCGGTCGGGCACCGTCGGCAAGGTGTCGGAGTAGCTGTCAGGGGAGCGGAGCAGATCGCCGATGCCGTGGCCAGGTCCAACCCTGACACGGTCGCGGTCTTCGGAGCTCTGCTCCTCCGTGGAGCGTGGGCGGCATCTGCTGCGAACGACCGGGACACCGCCACCGCACTTCTTAAGGATGCCGGGCGCGCCGCCGAGCTGCTGGAGGAATCCAATCGGCACTGGACTGCCTTCGGGCCGAACAACGTATCGCTTCACAGGGTGTCCATCGCACTCACTCTCGGAGACGCGGGTAAGGCGCTAGCAGAGGCCCGGAACGTGAATGTCGAGGCACTGGCGGTCGCGGAGCGCAGAGCTGTCTTCTGGACCGACGTAGCCCGAGCCCTTCATGCCTGCGGGCGAACTGAGAAGGCCACTGCGGCTCTTCTCGCAGCAGAGAAGCAGGCGCCGCAGGAGGTACGGTCGCGCACGGTGGTGCGAGAACTGATCGGAGATCTGCTGATGCGTGATCGTGGCGGGCGGGTACCGGTGTTGCGTTCCCTGGCTTCACGGGCGCAGGTGACGGTATGAGTCGCCATGTGCTGTACGTCATCGTCTGCGCCGCAGGCCCGGCAAAGGATGCGGCGCGGTTGGTGACGGCTGCAATACATCGCGGCTGGGAGGTGTGCGTCATCGCCACCCGGGCGGCCGTCGAGGGTGAGTTCCTCGACCTCCCGGCGCTGGAGGCCTCGTCGGGGCACCCCGTGCGGAGCGACTGGCGGCGGGCGGGCGAAGAGAAGCGCAACCCGCCGGCGGACGCGGTCGTCGTGGCGCCGATGACGATGAACACGGCCAACAAATGGGCAGCCGGGATTGCCGACACCTATGCGCTCGGGCTCATCGCGGAGGCGGTCGGTCTGGGGCTGCCTGTGGTCGCCCTGCCGTTCTGGTCGACGGCCCTGGACAGCCACCCGGCCACGCAGCGCTCGGTGACAACCCTGCGTAGCGCCGGGGTGCGCGTGCTGTACGGCGAGGGGGAGTGGCTGCCCCACGCCCCCGGGACGGGGAATGAGCGGCGCCGGTCGTATCCATGGCACCTTGCGTTGGACGTTCTGCCTCCACAAGAGAGGTGACGCCGCGACGCGGTCAGTCAGATCAGCGCAGGTCCTTGCTGCGTACGTACCGCAGCCCCCACGCGTCCTCGTACGGGTCGCCCTCCGCCCCGACCAGGCTCCGCAGCGGCTGCATCGGGAGCCAGGTCAGGCCGAGGAGCCAGCGTCCCGCCGTCTGCCAGAAGCGCGGCCGCCCGGCGTCGGCCTCGCGCACCACGCGTGTCATGAGCAGGAACTTGCCCACGGTCGTCCGGAATATCACGGCACCCAGCACGTGGTGGACGAAGGACAGTCCGAACACGCATACGGCGACGTAGGCCCAGAAGACGCCGACCGGCTTGTCGTCCGCGAGCTGGTGGGCGAGACCGAAGCCGGCGAAGAGCGTGATGGATCCGTCGATCAGGGCAGAGAGCATGCGGCGTTCGTCCCCGACCGCCTCGGGGACGAGCGGAGGCTGCGGGTACGGCTGCGGGGGCTGCTGCTGGGCGTACGGGTGCGGATACGCGTGCTGCTGTGCGTACGGGTGCGGCTGTGCGTACGGCGGCTGGGGAGCGTACGGCTGGTTCGGGTGCTGCTGGCGCTGGTAGTCGATCACGGGCCGCTATCCTGCCGCATCACTGTGAGTGCGTGATTCCGGTCCCCGCTTCAGGGTCTGCTCACGCAGGATGTCGCTGTGGCCGGCGTGCCGGGCGAATTCCTGGATCATGAGCAGGTAGATCCATCGCAGGCTGACGGTGCCGAAGAGCGGGTGCTCCCGGGTGGCGTCGAGGTCGATGCCCGCGGCGATCGTCCGTGCGCGGTCGCCGGCGCGCTCGAATTCGGCGATCACGTCGGCCACCGTCTCGTCGTCACTGACCTCGAAACTGGCCTCGCCCACCATCGCACCGTCGCACTCGGAGTCCGGCAGCCCTGCCAGCACACGCTGGAACCAGTTCCGTTCGGCGAACGCGGCATGCTTGACCAGCCCGATCGACGTCGTCATGGACGGGACGAGACGTTGGCGAGCCTCTTCTTCGGACAGTCCGCGCACCGTGTCGATCAGCTCGACCCGATTGTGGTCGAGCATGTACTCGAGCAGTTGGCGCTCGGGGCCGACGGTGGTGCGAGTCGGGTTGATCATGGCGTGTGTATCCCTTCGGCCTCAGAACTTCCTTGACCTCGACTTTGGTTCAGGTTCTAGCGTGACGCTCACGCAGCACCGCAACCGGGGAGAGAGCGACTTGATGAATACAGCCTCAGGCTCAGTACGAACCGATGCCCAGCCGGCCGTGACCGTGATCGGCCTGGGCGAGATGGGCTTCGCACTCGCCGGCGCCTTTCTGGACGGCGGGCACCCGACCACGGTGTGGAACCGTACGCCGGAGAAGGCCGACCCCCTGGTCGCCAAGGGGGCCGATCGGTCCGCGACGGTCCGCGACGCCGTTGCCGCCAGTCCTCTGGTGGTCGTCAGTGTGCAGGGCAATGCGACGGCCCGCGCGGTCCTGGAATCGTCGGGCGACGTGCTGTCCGGCCGCTCCGTGCTCAACCTTACCGATGGGACATCCGAAGAGGCCAGGGCCGTGGCCGAGTGGGTCGGGGACCAGGGCGCGCGGTATCTCCATGGGCAGATCATGACGATCGCTCCGGGCATCGGGGGAGCGGAGACGGTGATTTTCTACGGCGGTTCCCACGCTGTCTTCGACCACTTCCGTCCCACGCTTCAGCTCATCGGTGGCCGGGGAACGCTGATCTCGGCCGACGCAGGTATCCCGGCCCTGTACGGGATGGCCGTGCACGGCACGATGTGGGGCGCGCTCAACGGATTCCTGCACGCGGCCGCCCTGCTGTCCAGCGAGGGCATCGAGGTGCGGCGGTTCCTGGACGACGCCGGACCGTCCGTGGCCGCGCTGCTGGCGTCCTTCCCGGGGATCGCCGACGAGGTCGACCGAGGTGAGTACGCGACGCCGTACGGAGCGCTCCAGCACCACCGGCCCTCGGTCGAGGACCTCGTCCGCGAGAGCCGGGCGCGGAACATCGACGTCGAATTCCCCGGTTACACCCTGGGCCTGGTGAACAAGGCCGTGGAGGACGGCCATGCCGATGACAGCTACTCGCGCCTGGTCGAGCACTTCAGGCAGCGTTGATGCCCTGAGCTGCGCCGAAGGGGTGGGCGCCGGGCGCTGCGGTCCCCCGATCCGCAGCTCCCGGCGCGGCGATGTGAGGTGTCGGTCAGTTCAGCCGGGCGTCGGCGTAGACGACCATCGCATCACGCAGGTAGCCGGCCAGCCCGTCGGCGATCTTGTCGTAGTTCGCGCGGAACCGGGGGTCGTCGACGTAGGTCCGGCCCAGGCCCTTGTACGCCTCCGCGTTCGGGGTCCAGAAGCGGCAGACGCCCCGGTAGTGGGTATCCACTTCGGCCTGCACCGCGGGATCGTCGACCGGTGTGCCGGCGACCATGAACTCCGCCAGGCGGATCATCTGCGCCGTCACCTCCCGCTGCCAGCGTTCCGTGTCCTCGTCGGTCATCGTCTCGACGGCCTGCCGGGACTCCGCCCAGGCCTCGGGCCACCGCTCCCGCACCTCGGCATCTTCCTCGGCGGAGGAGGGCTCGAAGCCCTCGAAAAGGTTCTCCGGCCTGTTGATCTTCGTCATGGCGTTGTTGTCCTTGCTTTCCTCCAGTTCGGCGATGGTGCGGCCGACCGTGCGGGCGAGCGTCTCCAGCCGGTTCCGCTCCGCCAGCAGCCGCTGGTGGTGCTCGCGGAGCACCGCCACCTGATCGACCTGGCTGTCCAGGACCGCCTGGATCTCGCGCAGCCCCAGGTCCAGCTCCCGCATCAGCAGGATCTGCTGCAACCGCAGCAGATCGGCCTCCTCGTAGTAGCGGTGCCCGTTGGCGCCGGTCCGCGCCGGCGGCAGCAGGCCGATCTCGTCGTAGTGCCGCAGCGTCCGGGACGTCACCCCCGACATCCGGGCCACCTCCGCGATCGACCAGGTCATAGCCCTGCTCCTCCATCGCCGGGCCGGTGTTTCCGGCCACACCCAAGACCGTAGAAGTTGACGCAACGGCAACCGCAAGTGAAAACCGGCTCAGCCGAAGTGTCAGAGCCGGGACAGCTCGTCCACCAGGTCGTCGAGGCCCAGCGGTCCCTGGGAGAGGGCCGCCATGTGCCAGGCCTTGGCGTCGAAGGACGCCCCCCGCGCCGCGCGGGCGTTCTCCCGGCCGCGCAGCCACGCCCGCTCACCCAGCTTGTACCCGATGGCCTGGGCCGGCCGCGAGAGATAGCGGGTCAGCTCGCTCTCCACGAACGCCGCCGGGCGGCTGCTGTGCCGGCCGAAGAAGTCCTGCGCCAGCTCCGGGGTCCAGCGCTCGCCCGGGTGGAAGGGGGAGTCCGCCGGGATCCGCAGTTCCAGGTGCATGCCGATGTCCACGATGACGCGGCACGCGCGCATCATCTGCGCGTCCAGATAGCCGAGGCGGCGCTCCGGGTCAGGCAGGAAGCCCAGCTCGTCCATGAGCCGCTCCGCGTACAGCGCCCAGCCCTCCAGGTTGGCGCTGACCTTGCCCACCTTCGCCTGGTAGCGGGAGAGGCGATCGGCGACGTGCACCCACTGCGCCATCTGGAGATGGTGGCCCGGCACGCCCTCGTGGTACCAGGTGGACACCAGGTCGTAGACGGGGAAGCGGGTCTGGCCCATGGTCGGCAGCCACGTGCGGCCGGGGCGGGAGAAGTCCTCCGACGGGCTGGTGTAGTACGGGGCGGCGGCCGAGCCGGCGGGGGCGATGCGGGACTCCACCGCCCGCAGGGGAGGGGCGAGGTCGAAGTGGGTGCCGTCCAGGGCCTCGATCGCCTCGTCCATCAGCTGCTGCAACCAGACCCGGGTCTCCTCGACCCCCTCGATGTGGCTGCCGTGCGCATCGAGGTGGGCCAGCGCCTCCCAGGGGCCGGCCCCCGGCAGGATCCTGCCCGCCTCCGTCTTCATCTCGGCGAGCAGCCGGTGGTATTCGGACCAGCCGTACGCGTAGGCCTCGTCCAGGTCGAGGTCCGTGCCGTTGAAGTAGCGCGCCCAGCGGGCGTACCGCTCCCGTCCCACGGTGTCCGGTGCGCCGTCGATCGCGGGCGCGTAGGCGTCCCGCAGCCAGTCGCGCAGTCCGGCCACCGCGGCCGTGGCCTTGGCGGCGGCGTCGTCGAGTTCACGGCGCAGGGAATCCGGCCCCGCCGCGGCGAACTCCTGGAACCAGCCGCGGTCCGCACCCACCCATTCCGTCAGTTGCCCGATGACGGTCCGTACGGCGCGCGGACCGGCCGGCAGCTTCCGCTCCAGCCCCAGGGCCAGTGACGCGCGGTACCCGGCCAGAGCCACGGGGACGGCCCGCAGCCGCGCGGCGACGGCCGCCCAGTCGTCCTCGGTCCCGGTCGGGGTCACGGTGAACACCGTGCGCACACCGTGCACGGGAGAACTCAAGTTGTTGACGTCCCGCAGCCCCTCCTCGGCGTCGTGCACGGCGAGTTGCGCCGTGAGCCGCTCCCGCAGCAGCCGCCCGCAGCGCCGTTCCTCGTCCTGCCCGGCGCCCGGCAGCCGCTCCGCTTCGGTGAGCCGGCTCAGCGTCGCGCGGGAGAGGGCGGCCACGGCGTCCCGCCCGGCGGGGGAGAGGTCGGGGAGGAGGCGGGAGCTTTCCGCGACTCCCAGGTACGTGCCGGTGATCGGGTCGAGGTCGATGAGGGCTTCGACATGGGCGTCGGCCACCTGGCGGGGCAGCGCGCCGTTGGAGGTCTCTGGCATGCCGACATCCTGGTACGGGCGGAGGGTTCGCGTCACTGGCGCGTCGGGGCGCTCGGCCGGTGGTCGCGAAGGCCCGCGTCGGGAATGCGGAATGACGCCATCCGAATTCCCTGGCGGGTCTTGCGGGGGCCGGGGATTCTCGAAAATTTCGGTGGGCCGAATTTCGCTCGCGAGACACATCGAAGAACCCCTCTCGACGTGCGTAATGGCGAGATAAAGGCCCTGGGCGGGAATCTATCACCTACCCGTGACTTTGCCTGGACTTGACTATGTGCCAGGTGTCAACAAGCCCGATGTCGCGGGCTGTACCGTCGGTAGCAGCGTCGATGTGAGCATGTCATTTCTTGCTCATGGAATTGTTAATTCCGCTATCGGCTGTCCATGAACTACGGCCCGTTCAGGCACACATGACGGGTGATCATGGAGGTTATGCTCACCACGCGCCGATGAGTTTCGGCCATCAACTGACAAGAACGGTCAACGTGGTGAGAAGAAAGCCCTATCGGGCGAGACCCGGGGCAAAGCAGGGGCTCTGCACGCGTGCGGTATGCCTGAGTGTGCTGCCCATGGCGCTCGTGGCGAGCCTGCTCGGAACGAGTACCGCCTTCGCGGCGGACGAGCCGGACCAGCCGACCGACCGCGGTCGCGTCCTGGAATTGTGGAAGTCGGGCGGGCCCGGTGTCACGGCCGCCGCGGAGGCGGCCCTCATGGGCACCGACGAGGACGTGAAGCGGTTCCTCGGCAGCGAGAAGGAAATCGCCGCACTCCACGACGACCGCATTTACACGATGCAGCTCTTCACCGTGGGCGGCCGCGGGGTGCGCGAGGCCGCGAAGAAGGCGCTCGCCGGGTCCCGCGAGGACTTGAGCAACTTCCTGAAGGACGGGTGGCGGGAGCCGCTCGAGCAGGACCAGCGGGTGCGGACCACGCAGATCGGCAGCGCCGGTGGCAGCGGTGTCCAGGACGCGGCGAAGGCCGCGCTCGGCGGCACGAGCGGTGACATCCGCGAGTTCCTCGGTGAGAGCCAGTACACCGCCCGGGAGCAGGACGACCGGGTGCAGCTCATGCAGATCATGAGCGCCTCCGGCCCGGCGACCAAAGAGGCCGCGAAGGTCGCGCTGAACGGCTCCGCCGAGGACATCCGGGAGTTCCTGGACACGGGCCAGCACGTGTCCCGCGCCCGGGACCAGGAGCGGGCCACCGTCGCGCAGTTGGCCGAGCAGGCCACGCAGGCGGGTAGGACGGCCAAGCGGGAGACCGAGGCGGCCAAGGAGGCCTCGGAGCGGGCCGTGGCCGCCTCCAAGCTCGCCAAGGAGGCGGCGCAGAAGGCCGCCGGCGAGACCGAGGCGGCGAAGAAGGACTCCAAGCGCGCGGCGAACGCCGCGGGCCGGGCCGCGGACGCGGCGGCGGGTGCCGCCGAGGCCGCGCAGGAAGCCATCAGCGCCGCCCGGGCGGCGAACAGCTCGGCTCGCATAGCGGCGAGCGCCGCGTCGCAGGCGGCGTCCGCGGCCGCCGGTGCGGCCGAGGCCGCCTCGCGCGCACGCGGCGCGGCATCCGCCGCCGCGACGGACGCCGGCCAGGCCGCCGCCGCGCGCAAGGCGGCGGAGGACGCCCGTAACGCGGCGAAGGGCGCCCGGCTGGCGGCCCAGGCCGCCGTGCAGGCGGGCACCGCCGCGACGGCGGCGGGCGAGGCGGCCTCGGCCGCGGCCAGTGCCGGTGCCAATGCCGAGGCGGCCGCCGGTGCGGCGGCACAGGCCGGTGGCTTCGCCGACGAGGCCGGTGCCCAGTCCGCGCGGGCCAAGTCGGCCGCGGCGTCGGCCCGGCGCCACGCGCGTGAGGCGACCCGCGCGGCCGGTGCCGCCAAGTCGCTGGCCGACGAGGCGGCGTCCGCCGCGTACCAGGCACGGGACGCGGCCAACTCCGCCGCCGACCACGCCGACGCCGCGGCAGCGGCCGCCGACGAGGCCGCCAAGCACGCCGGTGACGCGGTGAAGGCCGCGAAGGAGTCGACGACCCACGCCGAGGCCGCGAAGAAGGCCGCGGACGCGTCCACGGCGGCGGTCGAGAAGGCCGGCAAGGTCCACGAGCTGGCGACGAGGATCGAGGCCGAGAACCTCAAGGCCCGCACCGCGGGCGCCATCGAGCAGGCCAAGGACCTCAAGGCGAGCGACGAAGAGCGCAAGGCCAAGTCCGCCGAGGCGGCCAAGGAGGCCAAGGAGCTCGACGACGAGGCGGCACGCCTCGCCGCCGAAGCGGCCGAGCCGGGCACGGACCTGGGGGACGTCGCCGCCAAGGGCCGCAAGGTGGCGCTCCTGGCGATGAAGGTCCGCGGGCCCTGGAGCCGCGCGGCCGCGGCGACCGCCCTGGGCGGCACGGACGACGTCGTCCGTGACTACGTGCGGACCGACTGGAACGCCGCCGCCCAGCAGGACGAGCGCGCCCGCGTCGAGGTCCTCGCGGAACAGGCCGACTCGGAAGCCGTGCGCAACGCCGCCGAGGAGACCCTCAAGGGCGACGCCGCGAAGATCACGGAGTTTCTGCGGACCGGCCAGCACAAGGCCGCCGCGGACGACTACCGGGTGCGGGTGGTGCAGATCGCCAATGGCACCGACCGGGGCATCCAGGAGGCCGCCAAGGCCGCGCTGAAGGACGGCTCGCCCGACAAGCTCCGCGAGTTCCTCAACACCGGGCAGTTCGCCGCCCGGGAGGCCGACGAGCGGGTCCGCGCCGTCCAGCTGGCCACCACCGGTGGCGCCGAGCTCAAGGCGGCGGCCCAGGTCGCCCTCGCCGGACCGGTCGAGGTGCTGCACGGGTTCATCCGGGCCGGCCAGTACAAGGCCGCCCGCAAGGACCAGCTCACCGCCACCCACGTGGCAGAGGTGAAGCGGA
The window above is part of the Streptomyces syringium genome. Proteins encoded here:
- a CDS encoding flavoprotein, coding for MSRHVLYVIVCAAGPAKDAARLVTAAIHRGWEVCVIATRAAVEGEFLDLPALEASSGHPVRSDWRRAGEEKRNPPADAVVVAPMTMNTANKWAAGIADTYALGLIAEAVGLGLPVVALPFWSTALDSHPATQRSVTTLRSAGVRVLYGEGEWLPHAPGTGNERRRSYPWHLALDVLPPQER
- a CDS encoding RDD family protein, giving the protein MIDYQRQQHPNQPYAPQPPYAQPHPYAQQHAYPHPYAQQQPPQPYPQPPLVPEAVGDERRMLSALIDGSITLFAGFGLAHQLADDKPVGVFWAYVAVCVFGLSFVHHVLGAVIFRTTVGKFLLMTRVVREADAGRPRFWQTAGRWLLGLTWLPMQPLRSLVGAEGDPYEDAWGLRYVRSKDLR
- a CDS encoding DinB family protein → MINPTRTTVGPERQLLEYMLDHNRVELIDTVRGLSEEEARQRLVPSMTTSIGLVKHAAFAERNWFQRVLAGLPDSECDGAMVGEASFEVSDDETVADVIAEFERAGDRARTIAAGIDLDATREHPLFGTVSLRWIYLLMIQEFARHAGHSDILREQTLKRGPESRTHSDAAG
- a CDS encoding NAD(P)-dependent oxidoreductase, with protein sequence MTVIGLGEMGFALAGAFLDGGHPTTVWNRTPEKADPLVAKGADRSATVRDAVAASPLVVVSVQGNATARAVLESSGDVLSGRSVLNLTDGTSEEARAVAEWVGDQGARYLHGQIMTIAPGIGGAETVIFYGGSHAVFDHFRPTLQLIGGRGTLISADAGIPALYGMAVHGTMWGALNGFLHAAALLSSEGIEVRRFLDDAGPSVAALLASFPGIADEVDRGEYATPYGALQHHRPSVEDLVRESRARNIDVEFPGYTLGLVNKAVEDGHADDSYSRLVEHFRQR
- a CDS encoding MerR family transcriptional regulator yields the protein MTWSIAEVARMSGVTSRTLRHYDEIGLLPPARTGANGHRYYEEADLLRLQQILLMRELDLGLREIQAVLDSQVDQVAVLREHHQRLLAERNRLETLARTVGRTIAELEESKDNNAMTKINRPENLFEGFEPSSAEEDAEVRERWPEAWAESRQAVETMTDEDTERWQREVTAQMIRLAEFMVAGTPVDDPAVQAEVDTHYRGVCRFWTPNAEAYKGLGRTYVDDPRFRANYDKIADGLAGYLRDAMVVYADARLN
- a CDS encoding DUF885 domain-containing protein → MPETSNGALPRQVADAHVEALIDLDPITGTYLGVAESSRLLPDLSPAGRDAVAALSRATLSRLTEAERLPGAGQDEERRCGRLLRERLTAQLAVHDAEEGLRDVNNLSSPVHGVRTVFTVTPTGTEDDWAAVAARLRAVPVALAGYRASLALGLERKLPAGPRAVRTVIGQLTEWVGADRGWFQEFAAAGPDSLRRELDDAAAKATAAVAGLRDWLRDAYAPAIDGAPDTVGRERYARWARYFNGTDLDLDEAYAYGWSEYHRLLAEMKTEAGRILPGAGPWEALAHLDAHGSHIEGVEETRVWLQQLMDEAIEALDGTHFDLAPPLRAVESRIAPAGSAAAPYYTSPSEDFSRPGRTWLPTMGQTRFPVYDLVSTWYHEGVPGHHLQMAQWVHVADRLSRYQAKVGKVSANLEGWALYAERLMDELGFLPDPERRLGYLDAQMMRACRVIVDIGMHLELRIPADSPFHPGERWTPELAQDFFGRHSSRPAAFVESELTRYLSRPAQAIGYKLGERAWLRGRENARAARGASFDAKAWHMAALSQGPLGLDDLVDELSRL
- a CDS encoding polymorphic toxin-type HINT domain-containing protein; its protein translation is MALVASLLGTSTAFAADEPDQPTDRGRVLELWKSGGPGVTAAAEAALMGTDEDVKRFLGSEKEIAALHDDRIYTMQLFTVGGRGVREAAKKALAGSREDLSNFLKDGWREPLEQDQRVRTTQIGSAGGSGVQDAAKAALGGTSGDIREFLGESQYTAREQDDRVQLMQIMSASGPATKEAAKVALNGSAEDIREFLDTGQHVSRARDQERATVAQLAEQATQAGRTAKRETEAAKEASERAVAASKLAKEAAQKAAGETEAAKKDSKRAANAAGRAADAAAGAAEAAQEAISAARAANSSARIAASAASQAASAAAGAAEAASRARGAASAAATDAGQAAAARKAAEDARNAAKGARLAAQAAVQAGTAATAAGEAASAAASAGANAEAAAGAAAQAGGFADEAGAQSARAKSAAASARRHAREATRAAGAAKSLADEAASAAYQARDAANSAADHADAAAAAADEAAKHAGDAVKAAKESTTHAEAAKKAADASTAAVEKAGKVHELATRIEAENLKARTAGAIEQAKDLKASDEERKAKSAEAAKEAKELDDEAARLAAEAAEPGTDLGDVAAKGRKVALLAMKVRGPWSRAAAATALGGTDDVVRDYVRTDWNAAAQQDERARVEVLAEQADSEAVRNAAEETLKGDAAKITEFLRTGQHKAAADDYRVRVVQIANGTDRGIQEAAKAALKDGSPDKLREFLNTGQFAAREADERVRAVQLATTGGAELKAAAQVALAGPVEVLHGFIRAGQYKAARKDQLTATHVAEVKRIIAEASGVAATAQANAAEAARVAAVARKAAEEAKGYAKQAQDSANQAKGYAEAARTSAKQAESSAADAAKSARTARDAAAAARRDARNADDSASRAGASAMWARSSADQAYAASSQARASAVAAGKDSAAAGKAAKEAFAVAVAKQRAEDEAKRRDEEARKKRIELQKKEQARREAEEKKKAGRWGWLREGGHFLLDVAGAVPGLGTVTNGINCAWYAAEGDYVNAGMSCLAAIPIAGSAASAAKLAKYGEKGLSFIRGGQKACKVPNSFTPDTPVVMAGGTTKPIKNVVIGDKVLATDPDTGRTVAKPVYNTIVGTGQKQLVELTVDTDGDKGNATGTLTATKGHPFWAQDKRRWVDAGDLQPGALLRTPAGTSVKVTATRAWTAEQKVFNLSVSDLHTYYAVAGNAPVLVHNCNVPLTNIHPPESLSPASLKFWGEQSTDDIVHSLRPGAHEALRVTPEGAVHNGNTRLTVLKERGYDVDSLPRERYEKTGMTDEEMWAMEQ